In the genome of Synchiropus splendidus isolate RoL2022-P1 chromosome 13, RoL_Sspl_1.0, whole genome shotgun sequence, the window AGCAGCCCATCACAAGTCGAACTACCTGATGTGGCTGGACCCCTCCTTCTGTCCGTACTGGCAGCCCGGTCCAGTGAGCACTCCAGCCTCCTCCAGCAGTCGCACACAGTAGAAGGAGTCGGGTTTCATCCCTTCCTCCTACAGACAGCAACGTGTTCTGTTAGCTGCCAGCTGATCCTTTGGACCCTGTCGGATTTGACCTTTGCCCTCAGGACTGCTCTTGGTGGAAGATCCACTCTGGGGAAGACGAACGCTCCTCCCTCCACTGGTTGGCAGCTGAAACCCGGCAGACTGTTGAGAACCTCCTCGGCTCTCCTCACATTATGACGCAGTGTGCTCCTGATGTGTTGGGTCTCCTGCAGGGAGCAGATGCGGAGGAGATGAAGCTCAGCAACAGCACCCGGATCAGCAGTGGCACCTGGGTGTAGAGCCTGTAGGAGGGCTCTCCTGGCTGCGGAGGGTTGACCATCAGCTCCAGAGCCATCTGGCCCAGCACTGGCGCGCAGCTGTCCTTGGAGAACAGCCGGTAGACGTGTGCCATGACCGCTGGCTCCACATTGGTCAGCTCCACGTAGCCACCGCGCAGACCGCACCTGGCGAGAGCGGCGACATGCTTCTGTTCATGCTCTGTTTGCCGGCTCAGCTGGGGTCGGTCACCCAACTGCTTCCCTCTCCGACTCATTCTTGCACAAGAGCCCAGCATCCGTCTCagcgctctctctccctctccctctctctctccctctctctctcacactctctcacactctcactctctctctccctctctctccctctctctctccctctctctctccctctctctcacactctctcacactctcactctctctctctctctccctctctcatctccctctctccctctctctcctcgctctctctctctctccctgcctctctctctctgctctccctctctctttctctctttgctctctcgctccctctctctctgctctccctctctctctcgctctctctttgctctctctctccctctctctctctctctctctgtctctctccccctctctctctctccctctctctctccctctctctctccctctctctctcctcgctctccctctctctctctgtctctctcactctctctctctgtctctctcactctctcacactctcacactctcacactctcactctctctctctcgctctctctccctctctctccctctctcacctccctctctctctctcactctctctccctctctctccctctctgctctctctctctctctccctctctctctcactctctctctccctctctctcacactctctcacactctcactctctctctctctctccccctctctctcactctctctccccctctctctctctctccccctctctctctccctctctctctccctctctctctctccccccctctccccctctctctccccctctctctctcactctctctctcactctctctctcactctctctccccctctctctccccccctctctctccctctctctctccctctctctctctctctccctctctctctctccccctctctctccccctctccctctctcacctccctttctccctctctctccctctctgctctccctctctctctctctctgtctctcgcactctctgtctctgtctctccctctctctctctccctctctcacctccctttctccctctctctccctctctgctctccctctctctctccctctctctctctctctgtctctcacactctctgtctctgtctctccctctctctctctctccctctctcacctccctttctccctctctctccctctctctctctctctgtctctcacactctctgtctctgtctctctctctctgtctctctctctccctccccccctcactctctcttctccccctctctccctccagtcAACCGTGCAAGTGAAAGTGGTCAAACCCACTCTCCCATGAAGCCTTTGGAGACGGAGTGGAAGGAGGCCAGCTCCTGGCTGTCCGACAGCGGTGGACCCATCTCCGCCAGAACCTTCTTGTATGACAGGAACTGGGACTTGTCCCCATGAACGCTGTCCTGGTAGACCTGCGGGAAGAAGGGCCGGTCACTGACTTCAGTGGCCTTTCAGCAGGCCGTCCTGCTCACTACCTCATCAGCCAGAAGGAAAAGCTTCTTCTCAGACACGAAGCGGATCACTTCCTGCATGGACCTCCTGCTCTGcacatgacctttgacccacaGTAGTTGAAACGCTTCAAATCTACACTGGACTCAGCGGGTGGTTTAGACTTTGGTACCGGTGGGGTTTCCTGGGTTGATGATGTACAGAGCCACAGGGTTACAGATTTCCTTGGACGACTCAAAGGCTcggttcagctcctccacctgcacctcccatccctgctcctcctgcaggtAGTACGGCACCGACAAGCCTCCCAACTCCACCACCGACCGGATGGACACGTCGTAGCAGGGCACGGGAACCAGCACCCCCGACGGGGCCGACCCCTGATGGTGGATCAAGAGCTTGAGAACGTTCTGCAGAAGAAACGGTGGGAGACGATCATCCGAATCCTCGGCGATGACGCGTCAGTGGCTGTTTACCGACAAGCACCACTGCGAGCCGG includes:
- the LOC128770047 gene encoding alanine aminotransferase 1-like; translation: MSALREINPNVRMMKDLEIGVVLKRAAGVREMLQKGKLPFTGLIDVSWGDPHTGGVKPITFVRQVLAACLYPQLISSDKLPVDARQRAQKLLACCEGGSVGSYTATKGAPQIVSSVAEFISRRDGGVPSSVENIFISPGSQWCLSNVLKLLIHHQGSAPSGVLVPVPCYDVSIRSVVELGGLSVPYYLQEEQGWEVQVEELNRAFESSKEICNPVALYIINPGNPTGHVQSRRSMQEVIRFVSEKKLFLLADEVYQDSVHGDKSQFLSYKKVLAEMGPPLSDSQELASFHSVSKGFMGECGLRGGYVELTNVEPAVMAHVYRLFSKDSCAPVLGQMALELMVNPPQPGEPSYRLYTQETQHIRSTLRHNVRRAEEVLNSLPGFSCQPVEGGAFVFPRVDLPPRAVLRAKEEGMKPDSFYCVRLLEEAGVLTGPGCQYGQKEGSSHIRFSIMTRGDTMEELLRRISCFHLQFMKEFS